From a single Pseudomonas triticicola genomic region:
- a CDS encoding DUF1652 domain-containing protein, producing MFLSALELRNIIESSFLPKRCQCTLSPDLSMSVKVFGDHRTDQADLYVSGIDASRLNSCREINNLVAGLRSDLAQQTTTHQTSARSRAV from the coding sequence ATGTTTTTATCTGCCTTGGAATTACGCAATATCATTGAAAGCAGCTTCCTGCCGAAACGCTGCCAGTGCACGCTGTCACCCGACTTGTCGATGTCCGTCAAAGTATTTGGCGACCATCGGACCGACCAGGCCGATCTCTACGTCAGTGGAATCGACGCCAGCCGCCTGAACAGCTGCCGTGAAATCAACAACCTGGTCGCTGGCCTGCGTTCCGACCTCGCGCAACAAACCACGACACATCAAACCAGCGCTCGTTCTCGAGCCGTTTAA
- a CDS encoding DUF2790 domain-containing protein: MNIRPFLLSATLACAAFAGLAQATDTSATSDALPYQYGMPLHVAKVLSLTEPPTLECKVITADMKYIDNTGKPAQISYRKLSDACRQQN, translated from the coding sequence ATGAACATCCGTCCCTTCCTGCTCTCCGCCACCCTCGCCTGCGCCGCTTTCGCCGGGTTGGCCCAAGCCACTGATACCTCCGCCACTTCCGATGCCTTGCCCTACCAATACGGCATGCCACTACACGTGGCGAAGGTGCTTTCGCTAACCGAGCCGCCGACCCTGGAATGCAAAGTCATCACCGCCGACATGAAATATATCGACAACACCGGCAAGCCCGCACAAATCAGTTACAGGAAATTATCAGACGCATGCCGTCAGCAGAACTGA
- a CDS encoding tetratricopeptide repeat protein yields the protein MKVIPTTLILLTLASTQSFALTNEQSRAKIKGIELYNQYRATSAIPFLTTAAEAGDHEAQYYLGEVLRKKNHYMNEEAKKWYEASADQSDLYAMIQLGRIEHDICKISNDCPPSHKQPIEWLNQAKKIAQEKAEAGDAEAMCIMYEITLDDAWLEKSASAGNAFAQYWMAVSLKQGDGFLMPWKRSEAVEKWFKLSAEGGYPKSMMEYAAILYERGDIEGFRHWNEQAAIAGYAESVYGYGSYLAHEPDTYGFPYDPVKGYSLVSSLSILNGGGGMQENVEYKLPLIAAKLTPAQISEAREQTKKWAATHPPLSFFPEKLSR from the coding sequence ATGAAGGTGATCCCCACTACGCTTATTTTATTAACGCTAGCGTCGACCCAGTCATTCGCGCTTACGAACGAACAATCTCGGGCAAAAATCAAGGGCATTGAGCTATACAATCAATACAGAGCGACTTCTGCAATCCCGTTTTTAACAACAGCGGCAGAAGCGGGAGACCACGAAGCTCAATATTATTTAGGAGAAGTTCTTCGTAAGAAAAATCATTACATGAACGAGGAGGCCAAGAAATGGTATGAAGCGTCAGCAGACCAGAGCGATCTCTATGCCATGATCCAATTGGGCCGCATTGAGCATGATATATGTAAAATATCCAACGACTGCCCTCCTTCTCACAAGCAACCAATAGAATGGTTAAATCAGGCAAAAAAAATAGCTCAAGAAAAAGCCGAGGCTGGTGATGCGGAGGCAATGTGCATAATGTATGAAATCACGCTAGATGATGCGTGGTTGGAAAAATCCGCCTCTGCGGGAAATGCATTTGCGCAATACTGGATGGCGGTATCCCTCAAACAAGGTGATGGTTTTCTCATGCCTTGGAAACGAAGCGAAGCAGTTGAAAAGTGGTTTAAGCTATCTGCTGAAGGCGGCTACCCAAAGTCAATGATGGAATACGCTGCGATATTGTATGAGCGCGGCGATATAGAGGGATTTCGCCACTGGAATGAGCAAGCAGCAATAGCAGGTTATGCGGAATCAGTGTATGGATATGGCTCATATCTTGCTCATGAGCCCGACACATATGGATTTCCATATGACCCCGTTAAAGGCTATTCACTAGTTTCATCCTTAAGTATTCTGAACGGCGGGGGTGGAATGCAAGAAAATGTTGAATACAAACTCCCTCTCATTGCAGCCAAGTTGACACCCGCACAAATTTCCGAAGCGCGCGAGCAAACAAAGAAATGGGCCGCTACACATCCTCCGCTGTCTTTTTTTCCTGAAAAACTGAGTCGTTAA